Within the Salinibacterium sp. TMP30 genome, the region TTCATCATGCCAGTGAAGGCGTCGAAAGCGCTATCGATCCCATCGGTGATGGTTTCGTCATAAACGATCTTTCCTTCGCCCAGCCACCCCTGCATTGCTTCAGCAAACTGAGGTGCGAGGTAGAAGTAGCTGCCCATTGTGAAGCCCTTGATCGTCAGACCACGAGTCACAATGTTCTGGCTGTTGTGGATGCCGGTGTCGCCTTTGGCGTTATAGAGCGAGATCGCGCCACAGATTGCCGCGCGGCCGCCATCCTTGAACGCTCCGAGTGCTGCCGAGAGGTGCTCGCCACCAACATTGTCAAAGTAGACGTCGATTCCGTCGGGAGCTGCAGTGTGAAGCTGTCCGGCGATGTCACCGTCACGGTAGTTGAAGGCTGCGTCATAGCCGTACTTGCTCGTGAGAAGTTCGACCTTCTCGGCGGTGCCGGCACTGCCAACAACGCGTGCGGCGCCAAGGATTCGAGCAATCTGGCCGACCATGGTTCCGACTCCACCTGCAGCGCCCGAGACGAACACGGTGTCGCCTTCCTTGATGTGAGCGATCTGGGTGAGTCCGGTCCAGGCGGTGATTCCGGTGATGCCGAGAACGCTGAGGAACAGCGAGGGCGAGATGCCGGGGACGCTGGGGAGCGCCTTAAAGTGCTCGGCAGGGCCTTGCGCGATGTCGCGCCATCCACGTTGGTGCTGCACGAGCGCACCGACGGCGAGCGCGTCATCCTTCGATTCGATGACCTCTCCGACGGCCGCGCCTCCCATGGTTTCGTGGAGGGAGTAGGGCGCAACGTACGAGCGGCCCCCGTTCATACGACCACGCATGTACGGGTCAACCGAGATGAACGAATTGCGAACGCGAACTTCGCCTCCAGCCAACTCGGGAAGTTCAACCTGAACCTTGACGACGTTCTCGCTGGTGGGTTCACCGGCTGGGCGTGAAGCAAGTTGCCATTGCGTGCTTATGGTGGTGCTCATGTGGTGCTCCTTGAGTTTCTGAATGTGCTGAACGCGGGTGAAGCGCTATGACTTGTCGGCGACGATGCGCTCGGCAATGGCAACGGATGATGCGGGGTTCTGCCCCGTGTACAGCTGACCGTCGACCACCACGTAGGAGGCGAAGGGCTCGGGGGCTTTCGAGTAGTCGGCGCCCAGTTCAACGAGACGATCTTCAACGAGCCACTTGGCCTTGGGGGCAAGACCGCCAATCTCCTCTTCGCTATTCGCGAAGCCCGTCATCTTGCGGCCCTTGAGAACCCATTCGCCGGTCGCCTTGTCGTTTGCGGCGAGGAGTGCGGCGGGAGCGTGGCAGAGCACACCAAGAGTTGTGTTCGATTTCACGGCTTCAACGATGAGCTGGCCAGAGTTGTCGTCGACCGCGAGGTCTTCCATGGGGCCGTGGCCGCCGGGGTAGAAGATCACGTCATAGTCACCGGCGTTGACGGCATCCAAGCGAAGTGGATGCTGCATCACGGACTGTAGGCCGGCGATGCGTGCTTCGAAGTCGGCGACGCGTTCTGCAGAGCCGACACCACCTTCGCTGAGGCTTACGGCGTCGAAAGTAGGGGAGGCGCCTGCGGGGCTGGCGACCTGAACCTTCCAGCCGGCTTCGCTAAAGATGCGGTACGGCTCGAGGAACTCTTCTGCCCAGACACCCGTGGGGTGATGTGTGCCGTCGGCGAGCGTCCAGTGTGATGCAGCCGAGAGAACCATTAGTACGTTTGTCATGACAACTCCTTATCAAACCGATTGGCTCCTTACCAAACCAATTGGTTCGACAGTACGTCGGCGTGTAGGCTAAGTCAAACCAAC harbors:
- a CDS encoding type 1 glutamine amidotransferase domain-containing protein, whose product is MTNVLMVLSAASHWTLADGTHHPTGVWAEEFLEPYRIFSEAGWKVQVASPAGASPTFDAVSLSEGGVGSAERVADFEARIAGLQSVMQHPLRLDAVNAGDYDVIFYPGGHGPMEDLAVDDNSGQLIVEAVKSNTTLGVLCHAPAALLAANDKATGEWVLKGRKMTGFANSEEEIGGLAPKAKWLVEDRLVELGADYSKAPEPFASYVVVDGQLYTGQNPASSVAIAERIVADKS
- a CDS encoding NADP-dependent oxidoreductase, which produces MSTTISTQWQLASRPAGEPTSENVVKVQVELPELAGGEVRVRNSFISVDPYMRGRMNGGRSYVAPYSLHETMGGAAVGEVIESKDDALAVGALVQHQRGWRDIAQGPAEHFKALPSVPGISPSLFLSVLGITGITAWTGLTQIAHIKEGDTVFVSGAAGGVGTMVGQIARILGAARVVGSAGTAEKVELLTSKYGYDAAFNYRDGDIAGQLHTAAPDGIDVYFDNVGGEHLSAALGAFKDGGRAAICGAISLYNAKGDTGIHNSQNIVTRGLTIKGFTMGSYFYLAPQFAEAMQGWLGEGKIVYDETITDGIDSAFDAFTGMMNGANVGKAIVRI